In Massilia violaceinigra, one DNA window encodes the following:
- a CDS encoding metallophosphoesterase: MLARLRFLLCASLCAALAMPATAAVRFLALGDAGEGNPAQYAMGKAMTALCARKGCDFVIYLGDNFYGQGITRPDDPQFQQKFELPYAGLDLPFYAMLGNHDYGDPPLDYWKPQFQIAYTWRSARWKMPHPFYLVQKGEVALFALDTTGYLQGVNTDVQRAWLAGALAISRAKWNIVAGHHSYLSNGEHGNAGNYEGCGNFCPAIVNGAPLKDLFEDIICGNADIVLSAHDHNLQWPKSRCGTEFIVSGAGSKTTRLVRRDANPVHFEHDRTPGFLWASIEGERFSAELYDLNGKLLYKRSITKAARPAWRCTRPWPGYAGCLPAQLQPEAGGAGD, translated from the coding sequence ATGCTTGCTCGACTTCGTTTTTTGCTGTGCGCGTCGCTGTGCGCCGCGCTCGCCATGCCGGCAACGGCGGCGGTGCGTTTCCTGGCGCTGGGCGACGCCGGCGAAGGCAATCCGGCCCAGTACGCGATGGGCAAGGCCATGACGGCGCTGTGCGCGCGCAAGGGTTGCGACTTCGTGATTTATCTCGGCGACAATTTCTACGGGCAAGGAATCACCCGCCCCGACGATCCCCAGTTCCAGCAAAAATTCGAGCTGCCCTACGCCGGCCTCGACCTGCCGTTCTACGCCATGCTGGGCAACCACGACTACGGCGATCCGCCCCTGGACTACTGGAAGCCGCAGTTCCAGATTGCCTACACCTGGCGCTCGGCGCGCTGGAAAATGCCGCACCCGTTCTACCTGGTCCAGAAAGGCGAGGTGGCCCTGTTCGCGCTCGACACCACCGGCTATCTGCAGGGCGTCAACACCGATGTACAGCGCGCGTGGCTGGCCGGCGCCCTGGCCATTTCCCGGGCAAAGTGGAATATCGTGGCCGGCCACCATTCCTACCTGTCCAATGGTGAGCATGGCAACGCGGGTAACTATGAAGGATGCGGCAATTTTTGCCCGGCGATCGTCAACGGCGCGCCTCTCAAGGATCTGTTCGAGGACATTATTTGTGGCAACGCCGACATTGTCCTCAGCGCTCACGACCACAACCTGCAGTGGCCCAAGTCGCGCTGCGGCACCGAATTCATCGTCTCCGGCGCCGGCTCGAAAACCACCCGCCTGGTGCGGCGCGACGCCAATCCGGTGCATTTTGAACATGACCGCACGCCCGGCTTCCTGTGGGCCAGCATCGAGGGCGAGCGGTTCAGCGCCGAGCTCTACGACCTCAATGGCAAGCTGCTGTACAAGCGCAGCATCACCAAGGCCGCGCGGCCCGCCTGGCGCTGCACCCGGCCGTGGCCCGGTTACGCCGGCTGCCTGCCGGCGCAGCTCCAGCCCGAGGCAGGCGGCGCCGGCGACTGA
- a CDS encoding PAS domain S-box protein, which yields MLLPCFALSMLAAIWITLFHQMGVERAAAHHDAVLSSQALARVLSEHVSHILRQSDHATQLFKLKFEETDGGLRLAEFAQRNGLLDSVLPAKLNLPMALIDRHGKVLDSANGFSAGPGPTAGTSWFLALAGGAGDASQFSTPVIEPRSGKWLIQIARRLNDGDGKFAGAIVIMIDPLYFVDDYDRVNVDDEAALFLWAHDARLTIGRVGERLFVGEGLGFSARKVGGVPTEELEATAPPDRIARIYSYSDMDRYALVAVVGITERAAMEKFERHRIRYLWMALAATLAIVAVTALLMRQSARLRASMRAARDAQATSRAAAEGSLDGVMFLKARRDADGKIVDFVVADINDKGAAMLGHTRGAVTGQGILPLLPCDVDPPFLERYARVLLESQPLEEEVELRAPGERAVWIRHQIVPIPGGVAVSWRDISARKLAELEISGNRGFLQSLIEHLPLLIYVKSVRPASFGTMVVWNKAAEAATGYAADDVIGKIDRIAFAPDFALCSPEEDRAMLACPAAVDLPEKPLRRPDGELRYLHTVSVPLFDSAGAIEYILCIAEDVTRRHEQEQNLRNSEAQLTAITNASPLGLIRADLRGNCTYVNRMFEIITGLTREQALGRGWTGALHPEERDSLNAIFQHQRRNPEPFKKVVRCRRPDGSVVWASVKVAAVRIGERIEGFVGTIDDITTLREAELALRESEARLRTIADTLPAMVAYIDANQVYRFHNLAYHREFGRDGADVPGMTVRQTVGEKRFATLEPYILRALKGETLVFEEHDGPEGAERALEVTYIPQLGEDGVTVVGFHVMRQDITSQKREKKRLLKLAQVDALTGLANRAGFLHKLSVAMRESADDGHLMALMYMDVDHFKPVNDTYGHHVGDALLKAFSARLTQTLRASDTVARLGGDEFTIIMEKLARPEDAAAIAAKIVSAMQAPFELGMVTVSVSASIGLAYFSGGTPDGTPDGTPDPDALLQQADMQLYQAKQAGRNTWRAAA from the coding sequence ATGCTGCTCCCGTGCTTTGCGCTGTCGATGTTGGCCGCCATCTGGATCACCCTGTTTCACCAGATGGGGGTCGAGCGCGCCGCCGCCCATCACGATGCGGTACTGTCCAGCCAGGCACTGGCGCGCGTGCTGTCCGAACATGTCAGCCACATCCTGCGCCAGAGCGACCACGCGACCCAGCTTTTCAAGCTCAAATTCGAGGAAACCGACGGCGGCCTGCGCCTGGCCGAATTCGCCCAGCGCAACGGCCTGCTCGACAGCGTACTGCCGGCCAAGCTCAACCTGCCGATGGCCCTGATCGACCGCCACGGCAAGGTACTCGACAGTGCCAATGGCTTCAGCGCCGGTCCCGGCCCCACCGCCGGCACGTCGTGGTTCCTGGCACTTGCGGGCGGCGCCGGCGACGCCTCCCAGTTCTCGACCCCGGTGATCGAGCCGCGCAGCGGCAAGTGGCTGATCCAGATCGCGCGCCGCCTCAACGATGGCGACGGCAAGTTCGCCGGCGCCATCGTGATCATGATCGATCCGCTCTACTTCGTCGACGACTACGACCGCGTCAACGTCGACGACGAGGCGGCCCTGTTCCTGTGGGCGCACGACGCCCGGCTGACCATCGGGCGCGTGGGCGAGCGCCTGTTCGTCGGCGAAGGCCTGGGCTTCAGTGCGCGCAAAGTGGGCGGCGTGCCCACCGAGGAACTGGAAGCGACCGCGCCGCCGGACCGCATCGCGCGCATCTACAGCTACAGCGACATGGACCGCTACGCGCTGGTGGCGGTGGTGGGCATCACCGAGCGCGCCGCGATGGAAAAATTCGAGCGCCACCGCATCCGTTACCTGTGGATGGCGCTGGCCGCGACCCTGGCCATCGTCGCGGTGACGGCGCTGCTGATGCGCCAGAGCGCGCGCCTGCGCGCCAGCATGCGCGCCGCGCGCGACGCCCAGGCCACCTCGCGCGCGGCGGCCGAGGGCAGCCTCGATGGCGTCATGTTCCTCAAGGCGCGCCGCGACGCCGACGGCAAGATCGTCGACTTCGTCGTGGCCGACATCAACGACAAGGGCGCGGCCATGCTGGGGCATACGCGCGGCGCCGTCACCGGACAGGGCATCCTGCCGCTGCTGCCGTGCGACGTCGACCCGCCGTTCCTCGAACGCTACGCCCGGGTGCTGCTCGAATCGCAGCCGCTCGAAGAAGAAGTCGAGCTGCGCGCCCCCGGCGAGCGGGCGGTGTGGATCCGCCATCAGATCGTGCCGATTCCAGGCGGGGTGGCGGTGAGCTGGCGCGACATCAGCGCGCGCAAGCTGGCCGAACTCGAAATCAGCGGCAACCGCGGGTTTCTGCAATCGCTCATCGAGCACCTTCCGCTGCTCATTTACGTCAAGAGCGTGCGCCCGGCCAGCTTCGGCACCATGGTCGTGTGGAACAAGGCCGCCGAAGCGGCCACCGGCTACGCCGCCGACGATGTCATCGGCAAGATCGACCGCATCGCCTTCGCCCCCGATTTCGCCCTCTGCAGCCCGGAGGAAGACCGCGCCATGCTGGCCTGTCCGGCGGCGGTGGACCTGCCCGAAAAACCGCTGCGCCGTCCCGACGGCGAACTGCGCTACCTGCACACGGTGTCGGTGCCGCTGTTCGACAGCGCCGGCGCCATCGAATACATTTTGTGCATCGCCGAAGACGTGACGCGACGCCATGAGCAGGAACAGAACCTGCGCAACAGCGAAGCGCAGCTGACCGCGATCACCAACGCTTCCCCGCTCGGCCTGATCCGCGCCGACCTGCGCGGCAACTGTACCTACGTCAACCGCATGTTCGAGATCATCACCGGCCTGACGCGCGAACAGGCCCTGGGCCGCGGCTGGACCGGCGCGCTCCACCCGGAGGAACGCGACAGCCTCAATGCCATCTTCCAGCACCAGCGCAGGAACCCGGAGCCGTTCAAGAAAGTGGTGCGCTGCCGGCGTCCGGACGGCAGCGTGGTATGGGCCTCCGTCAAGGTGGCGGCGGTGCGCATCGGCGAACGGATCGAAGGTTTTGTGGGCACCATCGACGACATCACCACCCTGCGCGAAGCCGAACTGGCGCTGCGCGAAAGCGAGGCGCGCCTGCGCACCATCGCCGATACGCTGCCGGCCATGGTGGCCTACATCGACGCCAACCAGGTCTACCGCTTCCACAACCTGGCCTATCACCGCGAGTTCGGGCGCGATGGCGCCGACGTGCCGGGCATGACGGTGCGCCAGACCGTGGGCGAAAAGCGTTTCGCCACGCTCGAACCGTACATCCTGCGCGCGCTCAAGGGCGAGACCCTGGTCTTCGAGGAGCACGACGGGCCCGAAGGCGCCGAACGGGCGCTGGAAGTGACCTATATCCCGCAACTGGGCGAAGATGGCGTGACGGTGGTCGGCTTTCACGTCATGCGCCAGGACATCACCTCGCAAAAGCGCGAGAAGAAACGCCTGCTCAAACTGGCCCAGGTCGACGCCCTGACCGGGCTGGCCAACCGCGCCGGCTTCCTGCACAAGCTCAGCGTGGCCATGCGCGAGAGCGCCGACGATGGCCATCTGATGGCGCTGATGTACATGGACGTCGACCATTTCAAGCCGGTCAACGATACCTATGGCCACCATGTGGGCGACGCCCTGCTCAAGGCGTTTTCCGCGCGCCTGACGCAAACCCTGCGCGCCAGCGATACCGTGGCGCGCCTGGGCGGCGACGAATTCACGATCATCATGGAAAAGCTGGCGCGCCCGGAAGACGCGGCGGCCATCGCGGCCAAGATCGTCAGCGCGATGCAGGCGCCGTTCGAGCTGGGCATGGTCACGGTGTCGGTGTCGGCCAGCATCGGCCTGGCCTACTTCAGCGGCGGCACGCCCGATGGGACGCCCGATGGGACGCCCGATCCAGACGCGCTGCTGCAGCAGGCCGACATGCAGCTGTACCAGGCCAAGCAGGCCGGGCGCAATACCTGGCGCGCCGCGGCCTGA
- a CDS encoding DUF349 domain-containing protein, with amino-acid sequence MFEFLFKRPADKSDTPAGKSAQASPNPAPAAAQTSALRAQQAEKVAALAGDEAAAVEFILQSDFSELRLTAAEQVHSAAALERVHAAMRNTDRRVAKLMQSRLDALRHHQAELARGQACIEQAQTLLKDEKLSPNQVAELDRRWSVIAAPELAAEFDAIRTQLAQRLEAQVSLQRAMIDSLTALRALGNSDLRAAELAERLEQMAQTHAAALAAPEHASLPRSLTNEFASEHARLSASLGALEQGQSAVIARETALAEWRATPPGAFNQDQLKKAWQQLPPAPPDAAADLQQRFEVLLASVPAPAPSAHKPKEARKNAPVQAPDQHFIDTLDAMEAALQQGSLGSAADMDKILKDSKGTRLTPALADRLAHARAELKRLSDWARWGGNVSREELIKAVEQLTTQKLAMSELAKKVGSMRERWKALDTLSGAAPKSLWERFDAACSAAYAPAAAHFKHLADERHTNAAKAQALIAEAALETAKLAEGESVDWKHMAATVQRMRLAWSHLGAIDRKEKKRLDHEFTDALNTLQAPLEQQRKNEVAEREAMIAQVAALDAHDRHALDTLRSLQERWQEHARAVPLERKAEQALWQKFRAACDAVFARRKESANAADAERRSHQEAKDAISARLEQAAGAPDAAAHAAKLLREAAAEWNAIGAVPRANEAKVEKRYHAAIAALQHHVDAAKRDASRAQASALRDKLRLCQELEAQVAAGGADADSIDWSARWSALPALDASHERTLKARFDAALAARGEGRAAFAALLEKNREPLLHEILRLEIAAGIDSGSEFARERLKLQVETLQSSLKSGQKPGNQAAQFLQLCAMPALVDDRTASRIEHLFTRIARDGK; translated from the coding sequence ATGTTCGAATTCCTTTTCAAGCGACCGGCCGACAAGTCCGACACCCCTGCCGGAAAGTCCGCGCAGGCGAGCCCGAATCCAGCTCCGGCGGCCGCGCAGACCAGCGCGCTGCGTGCCCAGCAGGCCGAAAAGGTAGCCGCGCTGGCCGGCGATGAAGCCGCCGCCGTCGAGTTCATCCTGCAATCCGATTTTTCCGAGCTGCGCCTGACCGCCGCCGAGCAAGTGCATTCAGCCGCCGCGCTCGAACGCGTACACGCCGCCATGCGCAATACCGACCGCCGCGTCGCCAAGCTGATGCAGTCGCGCCTGGACGCGCTGCGCCACCACCAGGCCGAGCTTGCGCGCGGCCAGGCCTGCATCGAGCAAGCGCAGACGCTGCTCAAGGACGAGAAGCTCTCGCCCAACCAGGTTGCCGAGCTGGACCGCCGCTGGTCGGTGATTGCCGCGCCGGAACTGGCCGCCGAGTTCGATGCCATCCGCACCCAGCTGGCGCAGCGCCTGGAAGCCCAGGTGAGCTTGCAGCGCGCCATGATTGACAGCCTGACCGCCTTGCGCGCCCTCGGCAACAGCGACCTGCGCGCCGCCGAGCTGGCCGAGCGCCTGGAACAGATGGCGCAAACCCACGCCGCCGCGCTGGCCGCACCGGAACACGCTTCGCTGCCGCGCAGCCTGACCAACGAATTCGCCTCCGAGCACGCGCGCCTGAGCGCCTCGCTGGGCGCGCTGGAGCAGGGCCAGTCGGCCGTGATCGCACGCGAAACCGCGCTGGCCGAATGGCGCGCCACGCCGCCCGGCGCGTTCAACCAGGATCAATTGAAAAAAGCCTGGCAGCAGTTGCCACCGGCGCCGCCGGATGCCGCCGCCGACCTGCAGCAGCGCTTCGAGGTGTTGCTTGCCTCGGTGCCGGCGCCGGCTCCCTCGGCCCACAAGCCGAAAGAGGCGCGCAAGAACGCCCCCGTGCAGGCGCCCGACCAGCATTTCATCGACACGCTCGACGCCATGGAAGCGGCGCTGCAGCAAGGCTCCCTCGGCAGCGCGGCCGACATGGACAAGATCCTCAAGGACAGCAAGGGCACGCGCCTGACGCCGGCCCTGGCCGACCGCCTGGCGCACGCGCGCGCCGAACTCAAACGCCTGTCGGACTGGGCGCGCTGGGGCGGCAATGTCTCGCGCGAGGAACTGATCAAGGCGGTCGAGCAGCTCACCACGCAAAAACTGGCGATGAGCGAACTGGCCAAGAAAGTCGGCAGCATGCGCGAACGCTGGAAGGCGCTCGATACCTTGTCGGGTGCCGCGCCCAAGAGCCTGTGGGAGCGCTTTGACGCCGCCTGCAGCGCCGCCTACGCGCCAGCCGCCGCGCACTTCAAGCACCTGGCCGACGAACGCCACACCAATGCGGCCAAGGCGCAGGCCCTGATCGCCGAAGCGGCGCTGGAAACCGCCAAGCTGGCCGAGGGCGAGAGCGTCGACTGGAAGCACATGGCGGCCACCGTGCAGCGCATGCGCCTGGCGTGGAGCCACCTCGGCGCGATCGACCGCAAGGAAAAGAAGCGCCTCGATCACGAATTCACCGATGCGCTCAACACCCTGCAGGCGCCGCTGGAACAGCAGCGCAAGAACGAAGTAGCCGAACGCGAAGCGATGATCGCCCAGGTGGCCGCGCTCGACGCGCACGACCGCCACGCGCTCGACACCCTGCGCTCGCTGCAGGAACGCTGGCAGGAGCACGCGCGCGCGGTGCCGCTCGAACGCAAGGCCGAGCAGGCGCTGTGGCAGAAATTCCGCGCCGCCTGCGATGCCGTTTTCGCGCGCCGCAAGGAAAGCGCCAACGCGGCCGATGCCGAACGGCGCAGCCACCAGGAAGCGAAGGACGCTATCAGCGCGCGCCTGGAACAAGCCGCCGGCGCGCCTGACGCCGCCGCCCACGCCGCAAAACTGCTGCGCGAAGCGGCCGCCGAATGGAACGCCATCGGCGCGGTCCCGCGCGCCAACGAAGCGAAGGTCGAGAAGCGCTATCACGCCGCCATCGCCGCGCTGCAGCACCATGTCGACGCTGCCAAACGCGACGCCAGCCGCGCCCAGGCCAGCGCGCTGCGCGACAAGCTGCGCCTGTGCCAGGAACTCGAAGCTCAGGTTGCCGCCGGCGGGGCTGACGCCGACAGCATCGACTGGAGTGCGCGCTGGAGCGCCTTGCCGGCGCTGGACGCCAGTCACGAACGTACGCTCAAGGCACGCTTCGATGCGGCGCTGGCGGCACGCGGCGAGGGCCGGGCGGCGTTTGCCGCGCTGCTCGAGAAAAACCGCGAGCCGCTGCTGCACGAAATCCTGCGCCTCGAAATCGCGGCCGGCATCGACAGCGGCAGCGAATTCGCGCGCGAACGCCTGAAGCTGCAGGTCGAGACCTTGCAGTCATCGCTCAAGTCGGGCCAGAAGCCGGGCAACCAGGCAGCCCAGTTCCTGCAGCTGTGCGCCATGCCGGCGCTGGTGGATGACCGTACCGCGTCGCGCATCGAACACCTGTTCACGCGCATCGCCAGGGACGGCAAATGA
- the moaE gene encoding molybdopterin synthase catalytic subunit MoaE yields MAVRVQTADFDLSTEMAALRAQDARIGAVVSFVGTVRDMNDGASVAAMELEHYPGMTEQALEQIVAQAGERWPLFGALVVHRVGPLAPLDQIVLVACTAAHRGEAFAACEFIIDYLKTDAPFWKKEQTPDGARWVDARVTDDAALAKWTANWADK; encoded by the coding sequence ATGGCGGTGCGGGTCCAGACCGCCGACTTCGACCTGAGCACCGAAATGGCGGCCCTGCGCGCGCAGGATGCGCGCATCGGTGCAGTGGTCAGCTTTGTCGGCACCGTGCGCGACATGAATGACGGCGCCAGCGTGGCCGCCATGGAGCTCGAACATTATCCCGGCATGACCGAGCAGGCGCTCGAACAGATCGTGGCGCAGGCCGGTGAACGCTGGCCTTTGTTTGGCGCGCTGGTGGTGCACCGGGTCGGGCCGCTCGCGCCGCTCGACCAGATCGTGCTGGTGGCGTGCACCGCGGCGCACCGTGGCGAGGCCTTCGCCGCCTGCGAATTCATCATCGATTACCTCAAGACCGACGCCCCGTTCTGGAAGAAGGAGCAGACGCCGGACGGCGCGCGCTGGGTCGACGCGCGCGTGACCGACGACGCCGCGCTGGCCAAGTGGACCGCGAACTGGGCCGATAAATGA
- the crcB gene encoding fluoride efflux transporter CrcB: MNFVAVGVGAALGAWLRWGLGLWLGALHPKLQLGTLAVNLGGGYLIGVALGFFAAHPLLPPEWRLFAVTGFLGGLTTFSTFSGEAMVLLERGDHGWALAHSALHLAGSIICCIAGHASWRALST, from the coding sequence ATGAATTTTGTCGCCGTCGGCGTGGGAGCCGCGCTCGGTGCGTGGCTGCGCTGGGGGCTGGGACTGTGGCTCGGTGCCCTGCACCCGAAACTGCAGCTCGGCACCCTGGCCGTGAACCTCGGCGGCGGCTACCTGATCGGCGTGGCACTGGGCTTTTTCGCGGCGCATCCGCTGCTGCCGCCCGAATGGCGCCTGTTCGCGGTGACCGGTTTCCTGGGCGGCCTGACGACATTTTCCACTTTTTCCGGCGAAGCCATGGTGCTGCTCGAGCGCGGCGACCATGGCTGGGCGCTGGCGCATTCGGCCCTGCACCTGGCCGGATCGATTATCTGCTGTATCGCCGGCCATGCAAGCTGGCGCGCACTATCCACATGA
- the yiaA gene encoding inner membrane protein YiaA, whose product MSKQLPQRPTGAFIGASWAAIFIGAGTFLIGLWNSAMQLNERGYYFTLLMYGLFAAVSLQKSVRDRLEGVRVTGIYFALCWVSLLLSMLLLTVGLWNATLAPSEKGFYAMSFVLSLFAAVAVQKNVRDVALAEDPKDTFVDSGKQ is encoded by the coding sequence ATGTCCAAGCAACTGCCGCAACGTCCTACCGGTGCCTTTATCGGCGCATCCTGGGCGGCCATCTTCATCGGCGCCGGTACCTTCCTCATCGGACTGTGGAACTCGGCGATGCAGCTCAATGAGCGCGGCTATTACTTCACCTTGCTGATGTACGGCCTGTTCGCCGCCGTGTCGCTGCAAAAGTCGGTACGCGACCGCCTTGAAGGCGTGAGGGTCACGGGCATCTACTTTGCGCTGTGCTGGGTGTCTTTGCTGCTGTCGATGCTGCTGCTGACGGTGGGCCTGTGGAACGCCACGCTGGCGCCGAGCGAAAAGGGCTTCTATGCGATGTCGTTCGTGCTCAGCCTGTTCGCCGCGGTCGCCGTGCAAAAGAACGTGCGCGACGTCGCGCTGGCGGAAGACCCGAAAGACACGTTCGTCGATTCGGGCAAGCAGTAA
- the pepN gene encoding aminopeptidase N produces MSIPRLRALGALLLAGAACTASAAAPAPVRADALTQAEAAARSKRIANVAYILDFTLNGTDTFSGTSTLQFDLADTGLPITVDLDKATITALSVNGVAVAPQYNKAYITIAARHLKTGRNSVTVSYQRAHSTNGEGLHRMVDPVDGKVYTYSHFEPAAAHQMFALFDQPDLKATYQLSVTAPANWQVVSTKRESAIEERGAARRWTFPATKQLSAYNFSMHAGPYKVWEDNSGPYPMRLFARQSVAAQVSPGDWFKYTKQGLAYFDNYFGIPYQFEKYDQLMVPDFLYGAMENAAAVTFAEDGFLYKAAMTDAQRESLAEVILHEMAHQWFGDLVTMKWWNGLWLNESFASFMATMATAESTEFTGAWQTFYSEGKQEAYVQDQSPATHPIEVPVASTANAFDNIDAITYSKGASTLKQLRHLLGEEVFRKGVHNYLVKYQYKNAQLDDFIGSLGDAAGRDLKPWTKQWLYKAGVNTLAAEYRCSAGKVASFTLRQGATPALPTLREQRVQVATFVLVDGKLTGGTTVAVTYSGATTAVPALVGSACPDLVYPNYQDWGYVKVKLDKRSFATVSSHLGAIDEPLLRAMMWQSLWDGVRDGELPLESFIQTALTYAPLEKNYNLLGDVLTKVASAKYYIDVMHAPPRYAQKTIAALEHMAWSGVLASKGNANFTHRWMDAYLNAATTPQAQERLVSVLNGATVLDGVPLDQDLRWKIVEALSRAGYAGSAALSEAEQARDKSDAGQTAALRAAVIRPDPAVKQQWLATIMDLKTTLPFSRVRTAMENLYPPTQRALSEMSAAQRLRQLPALDKAAGPVYMRAWAATLIPKDCTPASVQRLARADKQLKGLSEGTMRALRDQHENERRCLAVRKAMKFPQQ; encoded by the coding sequence TTGTCTATTCCTCGCCTGCGCGCCCTCGGCGCCCTCCTTCTCGCCGGCGCCGCCTGCACCGCCAGCGCCGCCGCCCCGGCGCCCGTGCGCGCCGACGCCCTCACCCAGGCCGAGGCAGCGGCGCGATCGAAGCGCATCGCCAACGTGGCTTATATACTCGACTTCACGCTGAACGGCACCGACACTTTCAGCGGCACCAGCACCCTGCAGTTCGACCTGGCCGACACCGGCTTGCCCATCACCGTCGATCTGGACAAGGCCACCATCACTGCCCTCAGCGTCAACGGCGTGGCGGTCGCGCCGCAGTACAACAAGGCCTACATCACGATTGCGGCGCGCCACCTCAAGACGGGCCGCAATAGCGTGACCGTCAGCTACCAGCGCGCCCACAGCACCAATGGCGAAGGGCTGCACCGCATGGTCGACCCGGTCGACGGCAAGGTCTACACCTACTCGCACTTCGAGCCGGCGGCGGCGCACCAGATGTTCGCCCTGTTCGACCAGCCCGACCTGAAGGCGACCTATCAGCTCAGCGTCACCGCCCCGGCCAATTGGCAGGTGGTCTCCACCAAACGCGAAAGCGCCATCGAGGAGCGCGGCGCCGCGCGGCGCTGGACCTTCCCGGCCACCAAACAACTGAGCGCCTACAATTTTTCGATGCACGCGGGGCCGTACAAGGTCTGGGAAGACAACAGCGGCCCGTATCCGATGCGCCTGTTCGCGCGCCAGTCGGTCGCCGCGCAAGTGTCCCCGGGCGACTGGTTCAAGTACACCAAACAGGGCCTGGCCTACTTCGACAATTATTTCGGCATCCCCTACCAGTTCGAAAAATACGACCAGCTGATGGTCCCCGACTTCCTGTACGGCGCCATGGAAAACGCGGCCGCGGTCACCTTCGCCGAAGACGGGTTTCTCTACAAGGCGGCCATGACGGACGCCCAGCGCGAAAGCCTGGCCGAAGTGATCCTGCACGAAATGGCGCACCAGTGGTTCGGCGACCTGGTGACCATGAAATGGTGGAACGGCCTGTGGCTCAACGAAAGCTTCGCCTCCTTCATGGCGACCATGGCGACGGCCGAATCGACCGAGTTCACCGGCGCCTGGCAAACCTTTTATTCCGAGGGCAAGCAGGAAGCCTACGTGCAGGACCAGAGCCCGGCCACGCACCCGATCGAGGTGCCGGTGGCGTCGACCGCGAACGCGTTCGACAACATCGACGCGATCACCTATTCGAAAGGCGCGTCGACCCTCAAGCAGCTGCGCCATTTGCTCGGCGAAGAGGTTTTCCGCAAGGGCGTGCACAACTACCTCGTGAAGTACCAGTACAAGAACGCGCAGCTCGATGATTTCATCGGCAGCCTGGGCGACGCCGCGGGGCGCGACCTCAAGCCGTGGACAAAGCAATGGCTGTACAAGGCCGGCGTGAACACGCTGGCGGCCGAGTACCGCTGCAGCGCCGGCAAAGTGGCCAGCTTCACCTTGCGCCAGGGCGCCACGCCCGCGCTGCCGACCCTGCGCGAGCAGCGCGTGCAGGTCGCCACCTTCGTTCTGGTGGACGGCAAGCTCACTGGCGGGACGACCGTAGCGGTCACCTATAGCGGCGCAACGACGGCGGTGCCGGCGCTGGTGGGCAGCGCCTGTCCCGACCTGGTGTATCCGAACTACCAGGACTGGGGCTACGTCAAGGTCAAGCTGGACAAGCGCTCGTTCGCCACCGTCAGCAGCCACCTGGGCGCCATCGACGAGCCGCTGCTGCGCGCGATGATGTGGCAAAGCCTGTGGGACGGCGTGCGCGATGGCGAACTGCCGCTGGAAAGCTTCATCCAGACCGCGCTGACCTACGCGCCGCTCGAAAAAAACTACAACCTGCTCGGCGACGTGCTGACCAAGGTGGCGAGCGCAAAATACTACATCGATGTGATGCACGCGCCGCCGCGCTACGCGCAAAAGACCATCGCCGCGCTGGAACACATGGCATGGAGCGGCGTCCTCGCCAGCAAGGGCAACGCCAACTTCACGCACCGCTGGATGGACGCCTACCTGAACGCCGCCACCACCCCGCAAGCGCAGGAGCGGCTGGTATCGGTCCTGAATGGCGCCACCGTGCTCGACGGCGTGCCGCTGGACCAGGACCTGCGCTGGAAGATCGTCGAAGCCCTGAGCCGCGCCGGGTACGCCGGCAGCGCGGCCTTGAGCGAGGCCGAACAGGCACGCGACAAATCCGACGCCGGCCAGACGGCCGCGCTGCGCGCCGCCGTGATCCGGCCCGATCCCGCCGTCAAGCAGCAATGGCTGGCGACGATCATGGACCTGAAAACCACGCTGCCGTTTTCGCGCGTGCGCACGGCGATGGAAAACCTGTATCCGCCCACGCAGCGCGCCTTGAGCGAAATGAGCGCGGCGCAGCGCCTGCGCCAGCTGCCGGCACTCGACAAGGCCGCCGGTCCGGTCTACATGCGCGCATGGGCCGCGACCCTGATACCGAAGGACTGCACGCCGGCCAGCGTGCAGCGCCTGGCAAGGGCCGACAAGCAATTGAAGGGATTATCGGAAGGGACCATGCGCGCGCTGCGCGACCAGCATGAAAACGAGCGGCGCTGCCTGGCGGTCAGGAAGGCGATGAAGTTCCCGCAGCAGTGA